In Erpetoichthys calabaricus chromosome 4, fErpCal1.3, whole genome shotgun sequence, one genomic interval encodes:
- the tent5c gene encoding terminal nucleotidyltransferase 5C isoform X1, protein MVVFASVGASAHLNPEKLHNLTLPEKMAEVTSGACKSCSVLTWDQVSRLNEVLTEAVPVHGRGNFPTLEVRLRDIIQIVRNRLGEQGVQVKDIRLNGSTASHVLVPDNGWSYKDLDLIFRVDLQSEAIFQLIKDVVLETLLDFLPEGVNKEKITPMTLKEAYVQKLVKVYTEQDRWSLISLSNHNGRNVELKFVDSIRRQFEFSVDSFQIVLDSLLFYYDCSQNPMSEHFHPTVIGESVYGDFDVALHHLKNKLITTKNPEEIRGGGLLKYCNLLVRDFKPADEDEIKALERYMCSRFFIDFPDIVEQQHKLESYLHSHFVGEEKSKYDYLMILRRVVNESTVCLMGHERRQTLHLISLIAVRVLAEQNAIPDASSVTCYYQPAPYVRDLNFSNYYVASCNHSYPTWLPCN, encoded by the exons ATGGTTGTATTTGCTTCTGTGGGAGCATCGG cTCACTTAAATCCTGAAAAGCTACACAACCTTACACTTCCAGAAAAAATGGCAGAAGTTACAAGTGGTGCATGCAAATCCTGCAGTGTACTGACCTGGGATCAAGTAAGCCGTTTGAATGAGGTCCTTACAGAGGCTGTTCCTGTTCACGGTCGAGGTAACTTCCCAACTTTAGAGGTGAGACTGAGAGATATCATCCAAATTGTCCGAAACAGACTCGGGGAACAAGGTGTTCAAGTTAAGGATATCCGTTTAAATGGCTCCACTGCAAGCCATGTTTTGGTGCCGGACAATGGCTGGAGTTACAAGGACTTGGATCTAATATTTCGAGTGGATCTTCAGAGTGAGGCAATATTCCAGCTGATCAAGGATGTTGTTTTGGAAACACTCTTGGATTTTTTGCCAGAAGGGGTTAATAAGGAAAAGATTACCCCCATGACTCTGAAAGAGGCCTATGTTCAGAAACTGGTAAAAGTTTACACTGAGCAGGACAGATGGAGTTTGATTTCTCTTTCCAACCACAATGGTAGAAATGTAGAACTGAAGTTTGTTGACTCAATCAGACGTCAGTTTGAGTTCAGTGTAGATTCTTTTCAAATTGTTCTTGACTCCTTGCTGTTTTACTATGACTGCTCACAGAATCCCATGTCCGAGCACTTCCATCCAACTGTTATAGGAGAAAGCGTGTATGGTGACTTTGATGTTGCTTTGCACCACTTGAAAAATAAGCTCATAACTACAAAGAATCCAGAAGAAATTCGGGGAGGTGGGCTTCTTAAGTATTGCAATCTGCTGGTTAGAGATTTCAAACCAGCAGATGAGGATGAAATCAAAGCTTTGGAGAGGTACATGTGCTCAAGGTTTTTTATAGACTTTCCTGATATTGTGGAGCAGCAGCACAAACTGGAGTCTTACCTTCACAGCCATTTTGTTGGTGAGGAAAAAAGTAAATATGATTATCTGATGATCCTTCGCAGGGTGGTCAATGAGAGCACAGTGTGCCTCATGGGACACGAGAGGCGGCAAACTCTTCATTTGATTTCCCTTATTGCTGTCCGTGTCCTGGCAGAGCAAAATGCAATACCAGATGCATCGAGTGTTACATGCTATTACCAGCCAGCTCCCTATGTGAGAGACTTAAACTTCAGCAACTACTATGTAGCCTCCTGCAATCATTCGTACCCAACTTGGTTGCCCTGTAACTAA
- the tent5c gene encoding terminal nucleotidyltransferase 5C isoform X2: MAEVTSGACKSCSVLTWDQVSRLNEVLTEAVPVHGRGNFPTLEVRLRDIIQIVRNRLGEQGVQVKDIRLNGSTASHVLVPDNGWSYKDLDLIFRVDLQSEAIFQLIKDVVLETLLDFLPEGVNKEKITPMTLKEAYVQKLVKVYTEQDRWSLISLSNHNGRNVELKFVDSIRRQFEFSVDSFQIVLDSLLFYYDCSQNPMSEHFHPTVIGESVYGDFDVALHHLKNKLITTKNPEEIRGGGLLKYCNLLVRDFKPADEDEIKALERYMCSRFFIDFPDIVEQQHKLESYLHSHFVGEEKSKYDYLMILRRVVNESTVCLMGHERRQTLHLISLIAVRVLAEQNAIPDASSVTCYYQPAPYVRDLNFSNYYVASCNHSYPTWLPCN; this comes from the coding sequence ATGGCAGAAGTTACAAGTGGTGCATGCAAATCCTGCAGTGTACTGACCTGGGATCAAGTAAGCCGTTTGAATGAGGTCCTTACAGAGGCTGTTCCTGTTCACGGTCGAGGTAACTTCCCAACTTTAGAGGTGAGACTGAGAGATATCATCCAAATTGTCCGAAACAGACTCGGGGAACAAGGTGTTCAAGTTAAGGATATCCGTTTAAATGGCTCCACTGCAAGCCATGTTTTGGTGCCGGACAATGGCTGGAGTTACAAGGACTTGGATCTAATATTTCGAGTGGATCTTCAGAGTGAGGCAATATTCCAGCTGATCAAGGATGTTGTTTTGGAAACACTCTTGGATTTTTTGCCAGAAGGGGTTAATAAGGAAAAGATTACCCCCATGACTCTGAAAGAGGCCTATGTTCAGAAACTGGTAAAAGTTTACACTGAGCAGGACAGATGGAGTTTGATTTCTCTTTCCAACCACAATGGTAGAAATGTAGAACTGAAGTTTGTTGACTCAATCAGACGTCAGTTTGAGTTCAGTGTAGATTCTTTTCAAATTGTTCTTGACTCCTTGCTGTTTTACTATGACTGCTCACAGAATCCCATGTCCGAGCACTTCCATCCAACTGTTATAGGAGAAAGCGTGTATGGTGACTTTGATGTTGCTTTGCACCACTTGAAAAATAAGCTCATAACTACAAAGAATCCAGAAGAAATTCGGGGAGGTGGGCTTCTTAAGTATTGCAATCTGCTGGTTAGAGATTTCAAACCAGCAGATGAGGATGAAATCAAAGCTTTGGAGAGGTACATGTGCTCAAGGTTTTTTATAGACTTTCCTGATATTGTGGAGCAGCAGCACAAACTGGAGTCTTACCTTCACAGCCATTTTGTTGGTGAGGAAAAAAGTAAATATGATTATCTGATGATCCTTCGCAGGGTGGTCAATGAGAGCACAGTGTGCCTCATGGGACACGAGAGGCGGCAAACTCTTCATTTGATTTCCCTTATTGCTGTCCGTGTCCTGGCAGAGCAAAATGCAATACCAGATGCATCGAGTGTTACATGCTATTACCAGCCAGCTCCCTATGTGAGAGACTTAAACTTCAGCAACTACTATGTAGCCTCCTGCAATCATTCGTACCCAACTTGGTTGCCCTGTAACTAA